In Oryza sativa Japonica Group chromosome 1, ASM3414082v1, the genomic stretch GTAGAAGTGGATTTGTATACAACACTTAACATTTGATATATAATTGTAATTTATATACAATAGAAAAACCAGATTTGGTATACAACTCTTAACACATATTTTCATAGATACAATTGTATAGAACTCTTAACTTCTGTTTTTATAGATGCCATCATATTTTATATACAACTATATTTACACCGTTATAATTTGGATATATCACAATTGGACGGTtaatatctttttctttttatctaatgtgagaatttttagTCTTGAGAGCGAGAGTGGCTTCTTTTCtttggaataaaaataataaattagcaATCTGATTTTCACATGTGAAAGTTACTCCCGCTGTTtctaaatataagtatttctgtgttatttagcaaagattaaggtaaacgagaaaaaaaaaccttttagTTATCTTAttgttcaaattttaaattgctTAGATTCCTCTTGTAAGCACATGATTGCTCAAAAATGTTTGAATTCCCGTGCATTGGAATCAATGGCCTGGAAATGTTGATGTCCGGTATAAATTTTGAGTCATATTAATTTCTATATTTGGGAGTATATTAACTACTATGTATCTTTAATCCCGATTATTTCACTCGGGACCGAATTCTTGATCCTAGTTTGCAACCCAGGATTATAGGGGGTTGCAAACCGGGATAAATAAGGGTTTCTCCACTAGTGGGAGTATATGACAAATACCGTTCCACTTTCATCTTACCAATACACTTACCCACTAAAATGAACTTTGTGATCGTGAGTTCCTATGTATGATGTAGAAGCTGTTTTTTACAAGCTCCATAAAATCGTTTTAATAAGAATATAGAGCTAGTTAAAATTCTGGCCCATGCGTAAAGAGTTAGCCGGCCGGCCCATATATATTGCGTACTTGCATGCACTGGAATGACGTAGCACTTCATACATCAGAATAAGATTCTTTTTTGGATGCATCGAAGATATCTTTTTTCGAAGGTGGATGCAGCGACGATGTCATTCGATTCTTGACTATGACGCTCGCAGCCTTGGCTATCTATTCTATATAATGTGAGCAGAGTCCAATCCAATTGTACGTCCTCAAGGGTAATTGTTTAACTATACTGAAATCTCTGTAGTTTCAACTGATTTATTTAGCTTGAAGAGATGTCGTCGGCGAACAGCCTGGTGCTGGGGCGGGTGATCGGCGACGTGGTGGACCTGTTCTCGCCGGAGGTGACGCTCCGGGTGATGTACAACGGCGTGCGGGTCGTCAACGGCGAGGACCTCCGGCCGTCGGCGGTGTCGGCGAGGCCCAGCGTCGAGGTCGGAGGGGATCTCCACCAGTTCTACACGATCGtcagtatatatatgttactttaaTTTCTTGAAGTATATATGATGCTAGCTGTGTTCTTGActacatattaattaatttgctgtGTATATGTCTGATTCATGCAAATTAAGGTGATGGTGGATCCAGATGCTCCAAACCCAAGCAATCCGACGTTGAGAGAGTACTTACActggtgatcgatcgatctatcatATCTATCGTTATTTGTCCTTTTTAATTTGTTGTACTGCATGCAGCGTGCATATATGTAGATGTCTGAAAAACTCTGAACGATCAGTAACTTCAGTACGTGGACGTAAGCATGGTTATTTGGAATTTGACCATTAGTTTGTTTGCTTGCACAGGTTGGTGACAGATATTCCTGGAACAACTGATGCGAACTATGGTATGGGGAAACATTCGTTAACACTGTCAGCTGAATCAGTTGATAACTgcacattcattttttttttgtttccatGAGATCTCTTAGTGCAGTTTTGTGTTTGCGAGATGCGTGATCGAATATATCTACATATCATATGTTACCATCAAATGCAATGCAATATGCAATTAAAACAAAACGGTCATGAGATCTTCAAACAATTAGTACGTTAGATGCTGTTAGTGCATGCTAAAATGGGAAATGGATCATGCATATACtgtatttcttgtagagatGCCAAAATCAACCATCTGATTTATAGAAGTGCCCTGATTACCCTACTTAACACCTAGCGGTAGCACATACTACACTCATCAATCTAGTTATTTATTCAATACTGTCATAGCAAATTTCTGTCATGCATGTTTTATCCACTACTAAACTGTTTGTAATTGCAACTATTTTTATCATGCAAATTAAGTTTCATCAGTGTATagtatattaatttatcttgaTCTTAGAAATACTAAATTAAATGTCCTTTATAGATATAAGCAGGAATGCATCATTTGCTGTATGAATATATACAGCAAAAGTCTGAATCTAACTATCATAAATAGAACCATGTAATTGGATATTTGATCTTTACATAGCCGATGACCGTGTTTCGCTAAACTCAGGTGCCGCGCTGCAGCAGCAAAGCTAATCTGAAAATACGAAAGTTGTGAGTTGTGCATATGTAAAGGACTCGCGTGTCCCTGACAataactttcaactttttataGCGTTTTCTTTGTCGATCGTACATCTAGTACTTATCTTCCTTTTTGTTTGCAATAATTGTCCTTTTTACAGTAATTTATCTTTTTCGTTTGCaataatttatctttttttattacaaTAATTTGCTCGAGTTTGTGCTTCCTAGTGTCTCCCTCCCAAATTATatagtttaaattttgttttaaaatataagttatttttGGCATCTGCTCCCGCATCACGATCAGTACTCATATTATCTTGTTTAATTTATGCACCTACTTTGTCATCTTAACCAATCAAAATCATCTTTCGTTCAATTTCACCTCTACCATTAATCCCACACATaccaatataaaataaaataaaatactcttTTTAAATTGTTCTGTTGTACTTTTCTGCcccaaaatatatattcattattcactcaatataaaataaaaaataatgaataccCCCACTTTATCAAATAACAATAATGCAATTATTTCTCTCTTTATCTACTTCTAATatatttatttcatatttttacAAACTTCTATGTAAtgattactttaaaaaataaacttagttTGGAACAAAtgagaggaaaaaaataaatttattctaggacgaagggagtatatctaGTTAAGCTAGCCTTGTACATCATCCCTAATAAACTAGATGGGTACCCGTGCGTTGCTGTGGGAGAATTGTGTGATATatctaaaattttctttcttacctactatacaattttttttcaagtgtttatatgtttatatatatttttatatttatcaaTTATCCAAAAG encodes the following:
- the LOC9271430 gene encoding protein FLOWERINGUS T 1 isoform X1, producing MLEEMSSANSLVLGRVIGDVVDLFSPEVTLRVMYNGVRVVNGEDLRPSAVSARPSVEVGGDLHQFYTIVMVDPDAPNPSNPTLREYLHWLVTDIPGTTDANYGREVVCYESPRPAAGIHRVAVVLFRQMARGGVDQPPLLRHNFSTRGFADDHALGAPVAAAFFTCKPEGGTGGRRFRPPSRHS
- the LOC9271430 gene encoding protein FLOWERINGUS T 1 isoform X2, which gives rise to MSSANSLVLGRVIGDVVDLFSPEVTLRVMYNGVRVVNGEDLRPSAVSARPSVEVGGDLHQFYTIVMVDPDAPNPSNPTLREYLHWLVTDIPGTTDANYGREVVCYESPRPAAGIHRVAVVLFRQMARGGVDQPPLLRHNFSTRGFADDHALGAPVAAAFFTCKPEGGTGGRRFRPPSRHS